Within Sphingobium aromaticiconvertens, the genomic segment TGATCAACCGTCCCGCGCGCGCGCTGATCGACCATCCCGCGATCGACCGACTCGTGATCCTGACGCAATCGCCACAGCCCTTTCTGAACGACCCCGCCACGCGATGGCTGGGGGATCATCCCAAGATACGGTTTGAGGCGAGCGGACGGGGCATTGCCTCGTCATTGCTGCCGTTACTGGAGCGGGCCGACATTGGCTTGCCCTTGCTGGTGACGACCGCCGATCATGTGCTGCTGGACATGGCCATGCTCGATCAGTTCGTGGCGCAAGCGCGGGGACAGGATATTGCTGTGGCGATGGTCGAGCGCACGACCTTGCTGGCGCGTTATCCGCACTCGCGGCGGACCTGGCTCAAATTTCGCGACGGTTGGTGGTCGGGGGCGAACCTCTTCTGGTTCGGCAGTGCCAAGGCTGCGCGGATCGTTGGTCTGTGGCAGGAGGTTGAGCAGGATCGCAAGAAGGGATGGAAGATCATCGCTGCGTTCGGGCCGGTTGCGCTGCTGGGGGCGGTGACGCGGATCAGTTCCCTGAGCGGCGGGATCGCGCGGGTGGGCAAGCGCTTTGGCCTTGCTGCCCGATTGGTCGCGATGGACCAGCCGGAGGCGTGCATCGACGCCGACAAGCCCGATGACATAGTGCTGATCGAAGAAATATTGGCGAAGCGGGGTTAGCCGAACAATTCCGCCAGAAAATCCACGGTTGCCTTCCAGCTTCGGCGGTCCGCGTCGGGGCTGTAGGCCAGCCCCTTTTCCGGCATATTCACGCCTTCATCCGTAAAGGCGTGGCCGGTGTGGCCGTAGGCGTGGATCTGCCAGTCGCAACCCATGGCGGTAAGTTCGCGGGCGAGGGCAACGGTCGCCTCGGGTGGGGCGATGGGGTCGTCCCAGCCATGAGCGACCAGCAGCTTGCCGGTAAAGGAGTCGCCAGTCAGGCCTTCGGGCGGATCGTAAACGCCATGATAGCTCACCCCCCCGGCGATGTCGGCGCCCGCACGAGCCATATCCAGCACGCATTTGCCGCCGAAGCAGAAACCCATCGCCGCCGTTCGGGCGGGATCGACTTCGGGCAACGCTTTTAATGCGGCATGGGCCACGAGCAGGCGATCGCGCATCATGGCGCGGTCGGCATTCATTTCATTCATGTAGCGACCGGCATCGGGATCGGCGCGGGTGGTGCGCTTGCCTTGACCGAAAACGTCGGCGACGAGCACGGCATAGCCAAGGGCCGCGACCTGCTCTGCTTTCTCGAAATCAGCTTCCTTGGTGCCCAGCACATTGGGGAAAAGGAGAATACCGGGGCACGCTGTCCCGATAGCGTCATCGACAACGGCCATATGCTCAAACAGGCCGCCCGGCCCGTCATTGAGGACGATGCGGCGGGAAAGCGTCATGGTTTAGTCCTTTCATGGGAGGGCTTGTCGACAGGAGGTGGGTCGTTGGAGCGGCGTCTACAGGCTACCGTAACCGGGCGCTTCTCCACGCGCGTCGGCGGACCAGCGACGAGGGCGTTTCCAGCCGATCGCCGGGCGTTTTCGCAGGCGCAGCGTCGGCCAGTCGGCATTGTCGATCCGGTCGGCAAGGCGCATGCCCTGCGCGCGATAGGCCGCAAGGACAGCGTCGGCCTGTCCGTGGAGCAGCCCCGCGAGGATGATCGTACCGCCATCCTCGACACTGGCGCAGAGCGACGGGGCGAGTTCGATCAGTGGCCCGGCGAGAATGTTGGCGATAAGAAGGTCATAGGGCGCGCGCCGGGCAATGCCGGGATGGCCGACACCGGCGGCCTCGAACAGCGTGAGGCGGCCTGGACCCATGCCCAGCGCAACGCCGTTAATGCCCGCTTCGCGCGCTGTCACTTCCACCGACACCGGATCGATGTCCGACGCGGTGGCATAGGCACGGGGCCACAGATGCATGGCGGCAAAGGCAAGCAGCCCGGTACCGGTGCCGATGTCGGCGATATTGCCAAAGCGCATGCCCAGCGTCCGCATCCGGTCGAGCATGGTGAGGCAGCCATGAGTGGTCTGATGCTGGCCGGTGCCAAAGGCCTGACCCGCCGCGATCAGGAAGCTCTTATGTCCCGCAGGCACAGGATCGCTGTCCAGGTTGCGGACATGGAATCTCCCCGCGGTGACGGGTTCCAGTCCCTGCTGGCTCATCGTCACCCAGTCTTCGTCGGGCAAATTCTCCACGATCGGCTTGGCATTCTTCGCGCTTGGTACCAGCGCGCGCAGCAGGCGCAGGGCGGCGGCGCTTGGCTTGCCTTCGAAATAGGCGTCGAGTTGCCAGGCGTCCTCATTGTCCGGTTCCGCTTCGCTCGTCATCAGGACTGGT encodes:
- a CDS encoding nucleotidyltransferase family protein: MNNNASHPGITAILLAGSRPGVDPLAAAAGVILKTLIPVAGQAMINRPARALIDHPAIDRLVILTQSPQPFLNDPATRWLGDHPKIRFEASGRGIASSLLPLLERADIGLPLLVTTADHVLLDMAMLDQFVAQARGQDIAVAMVERTTLLARYPHSRRTWLKFRDGWWSGANLFWFGSAKAARIVGLWQEVEQDRKKGWKIIAAFGPVALLGAVTRISSLSGGIARVGKRFGLAARLVAMDQPEACIDADKPDDIVLIEEILAKRG
- a CDS encoding dienelactone hydrolase family protein — translated: MTLSRRIVLNDGPGGLFEHMAVVDDAIGTACPGILLFPNVLGTKEADFEKAEQVAALGYAVLVADVFGQGKRTTRADPDAGRYMNEMNADRAMMRDRLLVAHAALKALPEVDPARTAAMGFCFGGKCVLDMARAGADIAGGVSYHGVYDPPEGLTGDSFTGKLLVAHGWDDPIAPPEATVALARELTAMGCDWQIHAYGHTGHAFTDEGVNMPEKGLAYSPDADRRSWKATVDFLAELFG
- a CDS encoding 50S ribosomal protein L11 methyltransferase; the protein is MTLDAPSETSAQNWPGQSWKVTLPCTRAEAEALDGDIAAFALLDQPPVLMTSEAEPDNEDAWQLDAYFEGKPSAAALRLLRALVPSAKNAKPIVENLPDEDWVTMSQQGLEPVTAGRFHVRNLDSDPVPAGHKSFLIAAGQAFGTGQHQTTHGCLTMLDRMRTLGMRFGNIADIGTGTGLLAFAAMHLWPRAYATASDIDPVSVEVTAREAGINGVALGMGPGRLTLFEAAGVGHPGIARRAPYDLLIANILAGPLIELAPSLCASVEDGGTIILAGLLHGQADAVLAAYRAQGMRLADRIDNADWPTLRLRKRPAIGWKRPRRWSADARGEAPGYGSL